From one Anopheles bellator chromosome 1, idAnoBellAS_SP24_06.2, whole genome shotgun sequence genomic stretch:
- the LOC131205387 gene encoding FAST kinase domain-containing protein 3, mitochondrial-like, with protein sequence MSHRYMMWCALRSYRIAGSIQHYRPHTACDAGSRCAFSSQDAGDGDPPATATDPPSSRKTFVRNATILVQQGCDIQELPVVVRKIGEDEFVSFVSDKIIRPPAPERANAKEGLDCSKQQSSPVSEAEAEAIKCIDKCHSIKGVLTVWDECRDGPGPDVAIRALEKILKVGNLLELKELEEANRFEGLVNAIVYHADAKAILDLLDELRSYLELPKTIDMLGNELVYRCSENTLTIEECCDAIEVLTQCRRPEMVEKFWSGIADQEKSITERNVHFVFTMLPCLKVSRRAVLAVLERRITVLWWQMSPNATIEVLQSLVVCKLSPYRVTQALARWLNTNIHAVAEDELGAVLEAFTNLGYSDAQIERALERYVRAKGVKIASQNLIVTILQHCQEFRLRNAHILNGCSEFFIANYALLEPSHVRAFFYPFGALDFVPANAIKFFDTINMFVDLHFGKIPPTDVIDIMFTYLCLERYPLNFVNRIFNPYFLDVLHAKTRPDRLDTVRGKLKVFDTGLTLECADYDGPLLPRDHSAKAVFHDGRIKRIVNYITTELEELAGGPECMTKFSVLQHLPVNSLYLVDIIFHPAGLGNVFSMNTMKERNINVAVLVHLPECFDSTGKYLSGPQVMRIRHLRRLGLKVVSLRFDALYRLKIHPKELRRYLVERMKCALDALPPPDENRDPAGGTP encoded by the coding sequence ATGTCGCACCGGTACATGATGTGGTGTGCTCTGCGTTCGTATCGAATCGCGGGCTCGATCCAGCATTACAGACCCCATACTGCCTGCGATGCCGGTAGTAGGTGCGCTTTCTCGTCACAAgacgccggcgatggcgatccgCCGGCAACGGCCACGGATCCGCCGTCCAGCAGGAAAACGTTCGTCCGCAACGCGACGATACTGGTGCAGCAAGGGTGCGACATTCAGGAGCTACCGGTCGTGGTTCGTAAAATCGGAGAGGACGAGTTCGTGTCGTTCGTTTCGGATAAAATTATTCGACCTCCTGCGCCAGAACGGGCCAATGCGAAGGAAGGACTAGACTGCTCCAAACAACAATCATCACCCGTTTCGGAGGCCGAAGCAGAGGCAATCAAATGCATCGACAAGTGTCACTCGATAAAGGGTGTGCTGACGGTCTGGGACGAGTGCCGTGACGGCCCCGGGCCAGACGTGGCCATTCGGGCGCTGGAGAAGATTTTAAAGGTGGGCAATTTGCTCGAACTGAAAGAGCTGGAGGAGGCCAACCGATTTGAGGGTCTCGTTAACGCCATCGTGTACCACGCGGACGCCAAAGCCATTCTCGATCTGTTGGATGAGCTGCGAAGCTACCTGGAGCTGCCGAAAACGATCGATATGCTGGGCAATGAGCTGGTATACCGGTGCTCCGAGAACACGCTCACAATCGAAGAGTGTTGCGACGCGATCGAAGTCCTGACCCAGTGCCGCCGGCCGGAGATGGTGGAGAAGTTCTGGAGCGGCATCGCCGACCAGGAAAAGTCCATCACGGAGCGCAACGTTCACTTTGTGTTCACCATGTTGCCGTGTCTGAAGGTTAGCCGTCGGGCGGTGTTGGCCGTGTTGGAGCGCCGCATCACGGTGCTCTGGTGGCAGATGTCGCCGAACGCCACAATCGAGGTGCTGCAGTCACTGGTTGTCTGCAAGCTGTCCCCGTATCGTGTCACGCAAGCACTGGCACGATGGCTCAACACCAACATTCACGCGGTGGCCGAAGATGAGCTGGGCGCAGTGTTGGAGGCGTTCACGAATCTGGGCTACTCGGATGCGCAGATCGAGCGCGCCTTGGAGCGGTACGTGAGGGCGAAGGGCGTCAAAATTGCGTCGCAAAACCTGATCGTGACCATCCTGCAGCACTGCCAGGAGTTCCGGCTGCGCAACGCCCACATCTTGAACGGGTGCAGTGAGTTTTTTATCGCCAACTACGCCCTGCTGGAGCCGAGCCACGTGCGCGCCTTCTTCTATCCGTTCGGGGCGCTCGATTTTGTGCCCGCCAATGCGATCAAGTTCTTCGACACGATCAACATGTTTGTCGATTTGCACTTCGGCAAGATCCCGCCGACCGATGTGATCGACATCATGTTTACGTACCTCTGCCTGGAACGCTATCCGCTCAACTTTGTCAACCGGATCTTCAACCCATACTTTCTCGACGTGCTGCACGCCAAAACCCGCCCGGATCGGTTGGATACCGTGCGAGGAAAACTGAAGGTGTTCGACACGGGGCTGACACTCGAATGTGCGGACTACGATGGTCCGTTATTGCCCCGTGACCATTCGGCCAAGGCCGTGTTTCACGATGGGCGAATCAAGCGCATCGTCAACTACATCACGACCGAACTGGAGGAGTTAGCCGGAGGACCGGAGTGTATGACAAAGTTCTCCGTCCTGCAGCATCTGCCCGTAAACTCGCTGTATCTGGTCGATATCATATTCCATCCGGCGGGTTTGGGAAACGTCTTCTCGATGAACACGATGAAGGAGCGCAACATTAATGTGGCAGTGCTGGTGCACCTGCCCGAGTGCTTTGATAGCACCGGGAAGTATCTGAGTGGCCCGCAGGTCATGCGAATACGGCACCTGCGGCGCCTCGGGCTGAAGGTTGTCTCACTACGGTTCGACGCACTCTACCGGCTAAAGATACACCCGAAGGAACTGCGCCGCTATCTGGTGGAGCGAATGAAGTGCGCCCTGGATGCGTTACCACCTCCCGACGAGAACCGTGACCCGGCCGGCGGGACGCCGTAA